One Coccinella septempunctata chromosome X, icCocSept1.1, whole genome shotgun sequence genomic window carries:
- the LOC123321855 gene encoding pyruvate dehydrogenase phosphatase regulatory subunit, mitochondrial-like gives MYSPKLCALIGGNLRLSNASNLIKETKCTCSTFPRQARVVIAGAGVVANSVAYHLTLNGWNDVVVLEQNKIGSGTSRFGSGTLGLFKPIAHRNLIWYSIKLYKELQEMGFDIGLKQCGSVYLAQTRDRMLTLRRRMAYNIPTGLECELLDGKGLKKLHPYLEVSDLEGGVWIPQDGVADPKSVCNVLALLAQQSGVRYFENTKIHNVLTNNRTVDEIQTSKGNIQCEFFVNCAGMWARDLGLKSNPQVHIPAYPAAHYYGTSGLLHEFIEDTLPIVRDFDSNTYIREYDGAFLVGWFENEAQPAFENQKEIPSDWMAHLKIDSDKLRPLWNSAKHRMPILSNCYYEPEYVNSPDNFTPDGRWILGEAAEVAKYFIACGMNGNSLQGAGGIGKAVAEWIIEGQPTQDLLPFNVQRFLNIHNSRPYLKQRIREVVGRHYAVLYPHQCEYKYGRNLRCSPLYSVLEDRGAVFGIKMAYERALYFDTTYEKNQPKPKMPPGTFYKPKFFDFMKDEYNACREGVGIIDMSSFSKIEIKGNGADTLKYLQMLCSNDMDISVGTIVRTGMQNDKGGYENDCMIVRQSETDFFMVSPTSQQTRIFEWMNRHLPPKSSIVLNDVTSMYTVINVVGPKAPNLLMELSNTNLNLQPFLYKKVNVGYASDVMVMSFTHTGEPGYCLYVPSEYALHVYFQLIKVGLDYGVRDVGTLTQRFMRIERFIPFWAEELSSFTTPFEAGNAYTVRLDKKENFIGKQALQKQKQQGVFKQLVMFHLEHLDPEVDIWPWGGEPIYRNGKFVGTVTSAGYAFSSDKLICLGFMRRSDACQTTPLTTDYILSKDAIYKIDIAGRKFTAIPRLHAPVLPQKNQDSNYKPTLTHYTSDIST, from the exons ATGTATTCTCCCAAATTGTGTGCCTTAATAGGTGGAAATTTAAGATTGTCAAATGCCAGCAACTTGATAAAAGAAACGAAATGCACTTGCTCCACTTTTCCTAGACAGGCTAGGGTAGTTATTGCAGGTGCAGGAGTGGTGGCCAATTCAGTAGCTTACCACTTAACTCTGAACGGTTGGAATGATGTTGTTGTTTTAGAACAGAATAAAATAGGAAGTGGTACTTCGAGATTTGGTTCAGGCACTTTGGGACTTTTCAAACCAATAGCTCATAGAAATTTGATATGGTATAGTATTAAGTTATACAAGGAGTTACAAGAAATGGGATTCGACATTGGTTTGAAACAATGCGGCAGTGTATATTTGGCCCAAACGAGAGATAGAATGTTAACACTGAGAAGACGTATGGCCTATAACATACCTACAGGTTTGGAATGTGAACTATTGGATGGAAAAGGATTGAAAAAACTCCATCCATACTTAGAAGTGAGTGATCTAGAAGGCGGTGTGTGGATTCCACAAGATGGTGTAGCTGATCCTAAGTCAGTGTGTAATGTTCTTGCTCTTCTAGCACAACAGTCTGGAgtgagatattttgaaaataccaAAATACACAATGTACTAACTAATAACAGAACTGTGGATGAAATTCAAACAAGTAAAGGCAATATACAATGTGAATTCTTTGTGAACTGTGCAGGTATGTGGGCCAGAGATTTAGGACTAAAATCAAATCCGCAAGTACATATACCCGCCTACCCAGCAGCTCATTATTACGGTACTTCGGGTCTACTTCATGAGTTTATCGAAGATACATTACCCATAGTTCGAGATTTCGATTCAAACACCTACATAAGGGAATATGACGGGGCATTTTTAGTGGGTTGGTTTGAAAACGAAGCACAACCCGCTTTTGAAAATCAAAAGGAAATTCCTAGTGATTGGATGGCACACTTGAAGATTGACAGTGACAAATTAA GGCCCTTGTGGAATTCTGCCAAACATAGAATGCCAATCCTTTCAAATTGTTATTATGAGCCTGAGTACGTAAACTCCCCTGATAATTTCACACCAGATGGAAGATGGATTCTTGGTGAAGCCGCAGAAGTTGCAAAATACTTCATTGCATGTGGTATGAATGGTAATTCTCTGCAAGGAGCAGGAGGAATAGGAAAAGCTGTGGCAGAATGGATAATTGAAGGACAGCCAACTCAAGATCTCCTCCCATTCAATGTTCAAAGATTCTTAAATATTCACAACAGCAGGCCGTACCTGAAGCAAAGAATAAGAGAGGTTGTAGGAAG ACATTATGCTGTACTCTACCCCCATCAGTGTGAATATAAATACGGGAGAAATTTAAGATGCTCACCTCTGTACAGTGTACTAGAAGATCGTGGAGCAGTTTTTGGTATTAAAATGGCTTATGAAAGAGCTCTCTATTTTGATACAACTTATGAAA AGAACCAACCAAAACCAAAGATGCCACCTGGTACATTTTACAAAcccaaatttttcgatttcatgAAAGATGAATACAACGCATGTAGAGAAGGTGTTGGAATAATCGACATGTCCTCTTTCTCAAAAATTGAGATTAAG GGAAATGGTGCAGATACCCTGAAATATCTCCAGATGTTATGTTCGAATGATATGGACATATCGGTTGGAACAATCGTAAGAACTGGGATGCAAAATGACAAAGGGGGATATGAAAATGATTGCATGATTGTTAGACAATCAGAAACAGA ttttttcatggTGTCACCAACAAGCCAACAAACACGAATTTTTGAGTGGATGAATAGGCATTTACCCCCGAAATCCTCTATAGTGTTGAATGATGTGACTTCTATGTATACAGTAATCAATGTGGTGGGTCCTAAAGCCCCAAATTTGCTCATGGAGTTGTCGAATACAAATTTGAACTTGCAACcatttttatataaaaaagtTAATGTAGGTTACGCCTCTGATGTAATGGTGATGTCTTTCACTCATACTGGTGAGCCTGGATATTGTTTATATGTGCCTTCAGAATATGCACTCCATGTATACTTCCAATTAATAAAG GTGGGCTTAGATTATGGCGTTAGAGATGTGGGGACCTTAACTCAGCGATTCATGAGAATAGAAAGATTCATACCATTTTGGGCTGAAGAGCTATCGAGTTTCACAACACCCTTTGAAGCAGGCAATGCCTATACAGTTAGACTTGATAAG AAGGAAAATTTCATCGGCAAACAAGCTCTACAGAAACAAAAGCAACAAGGTGTGTTCAAGCAACTTGTTATGTTTCACCTTGAACATTTGGACCCTGAAGTGGATATATGGCCATGGGGAGGAGAACCCATCTATAGAAATGGCAAGTTTGTGGGAACAGTAACCTCGGCAGG ATATGCTTTTTCTTCGGACAAGCTGATTTGTTTAGGATTCATGAGGCGTTCAGACGCCTGTCAGACAACACCTTTAACAACAGATTATATTCTCAGCAAAGATGCAATTTACAAAATCGATATTGCTGGACGCAAATTCACAGCAATTCCACGTTTACATGCCCCGGTGCTGCCCCAAAAAAATCAGGATTCCAATTATAAACCGACACTCACGCATTACACAAGTGATATATCTACATGA